Part of the Pseudomonas sp. M30-35 genome is shown below.
TGCTGAAACGGTTTGCCGCGCTCGGCTAATGAGCAGGCGTTCCGAACCATCAGGCGCATGGCGTCGATCTCGACTGCCATGTCGGCGATCATGAATGCCACCCCTTGTCGGTGGCTGATCGGCTCCGCAAAGGCTATGCGCTCGTTGCAGTAGGTAATCACGTAATCCAGGGCCGACTGGGCTGTTCCCACCGCCAAGGCACACCAGGCCAGCTCGGCATAATTGAGAAAGCTGTGGAAATTGAAATCATCGGCACTTAAGCGCGCCTCAAGCGGTACTTTTACCGCGCTCAATTGCAGTCGGCATGTACCCGTTGCTTTAAGCCCCATTGCAGGCTCAACTTTGCGCTGCACGCCTTTACTGCCCGCATCGACAATAAACAGCGCAGGCCCTCGTGCAGTCTGTGCGGCAATAATCAAATGACTGGCATCAAGGCCTCTTACGACCAGGCACTTTCCACCATGAAGAACATAGTGCTTGCCTCTGCGCTTGGCCCGAGTTGTCAGTTTAAGCGGGTCGAATAACCCATGCGGTTCATTGACGGCAATCGCCATTTGTGGCGCGTCATTTTCTTTGAGGAACTGCGGTAACCAGTGCGCCTTTTGGCTAGCTGAACCCCAACGCCGGATACAGTTAGCGCTGGATAATGGCACTAACATGCTCGCTGCGAGAGATAAATCGCCCTTTGCAAGCGACTCCGCCATTAAGGCATTGGTTAGGGTCGTGCAGTCTCCAGCCAAGCCGCCGTGGAGTTCACTCACCGCATAATGAACCAGGCCCAGCTCATGCATTTTCTTGAGCAACGGCGCTGAGACTGTTGCCTGCTCATCAGCAGAGTATGCTTCTGCCCGCAAAACTTCGCTGGCGAAGCCTTCAAGCATCTCAATCAGCATTTTCTGCTCATCAGACAAAGTCAGATCAAACAGCGCGCCCGAATCCTCCAGCGCCAGTGGCGCTTGCGCGTTGGTTGAGCGCCGCGCAGCAAGTTTAAAACCTGTTTTCGCGCCGTTATAAACCAACGTCTCGAAGGGTTTACGTAGTTTTAGGTAATCAGGCCAATCTGCTTGAGCAAAGCGATTAAGCAAGGCCAAGGCATGACCGCTAACATCGGAGGACATGGCATCTCGCTCCTTGAGCGATGAAAGATGCCAAAGATCATGCGGTCATGCCTGCAACCAGACCATGACCGCACCGCCGCTAGCCAGTGGCAATAAAGCCAGTGGCTAGCACAAGGGACATTAACGATTTCGGATTTTGTCGACGATGGCAGTGGTCGAGCTATTTTCGACCAACCCCAGCACTCTAACTTCGCCGCCATAGGCAGTGACGATATCTGCGCCGACAACTTTATCGATTGAGTAGTCGCCGCCTTTAACCAGCACATCCGGTTGGACCAGTTTGAGCAAGTTTTCCGGGGTGTCTTCGCCAAAACTCACCACCCAGTCAACGGCGCCAAGCCCTGCCAATACCGCCATTCGCCGATCCACCGAGTTTATCGGGCGGCCTGGCCCTTTCAAGCGGCTTACCGAAGCGTCATCATTAACCGCCAGCACCAGACGATCCCCCTGAGCGCGGGCTTGCTCCAGGTAGGTCACGTGACCCGCATGGAGGATGTCAAAGCAACCGTTAGTGAAGACTATTTTCTCACCATGGGCGCGGGCATCCTCAATCGCGACCAACAGTTGATCGGGACGCATCACGCCACGCTCAGAGCCCTGCTCACGTTGCACAGCACGGCGCAACTCCGGCGCACTGATCGCCGCAGTGCCGAGTTTGCCAACGACGATGCCTGCTGCCAGATTAGCAAGGGCCACCGCTTGTGGCAGTTCCTCTCCAGCCGCAATTGAGGCGGCTAAAGTTGAAATCACTGTATCGCCAGCACCGGTAACATCGAACACTTCACGGGCGCGAGCAGGCAGGTGCAGCGGGGCATGTTGTGGGCGTAACAAGGTCATGCCGTGCTCGCCACGCGTCACCAGCAATGCACCTAGCTGCAGCTCCTGCATTAGTTGGGCGCCCTTGCTGACCAGTTGGGCTTCGTCGATACAGATACCCACAATCGCTTCGAACTCACTCAGGTTGGGCGTGATCAGACTCGCCCCCCGATAGATCGAAAAGTCTTTGCCTTTCGGGTCAGCCAACACCGGAATGCCACGCTTAACTGCGAGCTGCACCAGGGCTTGATGATTTTTCAGGGCGCCTTTGCCGTAGTCCGACAACACCAACACTTTCACCCCGTCGAGCAGCGACTCGACATCTTTAGCCAGCGCATCAGAGTCGGTATTGAACGGCTCTTCAAAATCCATACGCAACAGCTGCTGGTGACGACTCATCACCCGCAGTTTGACAATGGTCGGTTGGTCGTTAATCCGCTGGAACCGGGTTTTAACGCCCACGCAACGCAAGCTGTCAGTCAAACTGTCGGCAGCTTCGTCTTCGCCGGTCACGCCCACCAGCGTGGCGGGTGCGCCCAACGCAGCAATATTCAGGGCAACGTTAGCGGCACCACCTGGACGATCTTCAATTTGATCGACCTTGACCACCGGCACGGGTGCTTCGGGAGATATCCGCGAAGTACCGCCATGCCAATAACGGTCGAGCATGACATCACCCACGACTAAAACCGGGGCTTGTTCAAAACGTGGCATGGACAACTTCATATGAACTCCGAGGGCCGTTGATGGCGGTCGAATAGTTTATCAGGCGTGATTGAGTGGTGCGTTTTCATCCAGACCCATGGCATGCAAACGTGCGTAATAGCCATTCAATGCCAAGAGTTCAGCGTGGGTACCACGCTCTACAATCTGACCCTGATCCATAACCAGAATAAGGTCTGCCTTTTCAATCGTCGACAATCGATGAGCAATTACCAATGTCGTGCGCCCTTTCATCACGCGATCAAGCGCTGCTTGAATATGCCGCTCCGACTCGGTATCCAGCGCAGAAGTGGCTTCATCGAGCACCAACACCGGAGAATCCTTGAGCAAGGCACGGGCAATCGCCAAGCGCTGACGCTGGCCACCGGAAAGCAACACACCATTTTCGCCAACTTCGGTGTCTAAACCGTGTGGAAGCTTGTCAACAAACTCCTTGGCGTACGCAGCCTCCACGGCCCTTTCAATGTCTTCACGGGGCGCACCCGCCAAGTCGCCGTAAGCGATATTGTTGGCAACCGTGTCATTAAACAGTGTGGTCTGCTGGGTCACCAAAGCAATGTGGCGACGCAGATTACGCAGCTGGTAGTCCTCGACATCAACACCGTCCAGCAAGATCTGACCGCTTTCATGGTGATAGAAGCGCGGAATCAGGTTCGCCAGTGTCGACTTGCCACTGCCAGAGCGCCCGACCAGAGCGATCATTTGCCCGGGTTCAGCAACAAAGTTGATGTCCTGCAACACCTGCTTTTCAGCACTTGGATACTTAAAGTTGAGGTTCTTAACCTCCATACGGCCTGTGGCTTTGTCGATCTCGAACTTACCTGTGTCTACTTCAGGTGGCTCATCCAACTGCTCAAAAATACTGTCCGCAGCGGCCAAGCCCTTCTGGATGGTGGCACTCACCTCGGAAAGCTGGCGGATCGGCTTGGGTAATAAACCAGCGGCCGTGATGTAGGCCACCAAATCACCCGCCGTTGCATCACCGCGCAAAAACAGCACCAAGAACAACAAAACGGCCATGGCGATGTAAATAACTAACTGCAACATGGGGGTGTACACCGCCCCAGTCTTGGTCATTTTCAATTGCTTCAGGGTATTGTCACGACTTGCAGTTTCAAATCGTTTGGCCTCGTAGGTTTCACCACCAAAGCTACGAACCACCCTGTAACCCTGAATAGTTTCAGAGGCAACGTGAGTGACATCCCCCATCGCCACTTGGATTTTCTTACTTTGCTTGCGGAATTTTTTGCTGGCACTGCTGACCATTACAGCGATGACCGGCAAGATCGCAAGCATCACCAGCGTGAGGTGCCAATTCATCCATAACAAATAGGTAAACAGGAAAATAACCGTCAGGCCTTCGCGAATAACAACCTTGATTGCATCCGTAGCGGCCCCCGTCACCATGGTCACGTTGAAGGTAATGCGAGAAATCAGATGGCCCGAGTTATGGCTGTCGAAATAACGATTGGGCAAACTCAGTAGACTATTAAAGAGTGCCGTTCGCAGATCATGGACCAAGCTCAATGAGACTTTGGCCAGATAGAAGTTACCCAGAAACGAGCCCACCCCCTGCCACACTGCAATCAGCACAATCAGTATTGGAACAGCCTGCAACAACTCCAAATTTTGCAGGTAGGGCACATTGGGAAATAGCACCGCTTGCGGATTCGACAGACCATCCACGAAATACTTGAGAATTCCAGCAAGCATCGGTTGGGTCGAGGCAAAAATCACGTAGCCAAGGATGCTCAAGCTAAAGTAGCCAATGTAAGGCTTTACATAGCTCAGTAGACGAAAATATATTTTCAGACTGGTTGGGGCAGGAGTTTTAACGCTCATAGGGCTCGACGCACCGGTAGGATAAAAAAGTATATCACAGGCCCTCTACGACTCGAGATGCGCCTGTACTGCAGACATAAAACTGATCACAAATCAGCGCACAAAGCCGACAAAATCTCCATATTTGGGGCAGATGAATTATGCTACGCGCCTTTCTAACAACCCCGTTCTGACAATGCAATCTACCTCGACAGCAAAAATGGGTGCAGGTACAAGGTTACACGCGCTGATTCAACAGTACTGGATACCTCTTGGATATATTGTGCTACTGACTGGGCTCATTTGGGTCCCCAACACTAGCCTTTATACCAAGCTGTACTATGGCCTCTTTGCGTTCCCTGCACTGCTGGGATTGATATTAAAGCCCCAGTATATAAAGCAGTTGCTAAGCGAGCCGATCGTTGTATGTTTTGTCTTGTTTTCTGCTTGGCTGCTGCTCAGCCTTATCTGGAGCCTATCCGACTCTAGCGCGGCAAGCGTAGCCAAACGTCCAGTCTATGTACTGATGCTGTTTGTAGGCTGCGCGATGATGGCCTGCAAGGACGAACAGTTACTGCTCAAAGCATTATGGCTCAGCGCGGTCATCATGGCGGTCGGGGCAGTCATTAACCTGATTCATTTCTTGCCAAACGCTAGCAGCGGCGCACGCCTCATTGGTACTGGGGCCATGCGCAACCCTCTGCTGTCATCCCATGTATTTGGCTTTTTCTGTACCTACTGGCTAGCCTTTTGGGTCACTCAACAGGGTCGACTCAGCAGGTATAGCTTCATCCTGGCGCTGCCATTATTGGCTGTTCTGGTTGAAACAGGGTCTAGAACTCCATTGATGGCCCTTTTTGCCGTAACCATATGGTTGATGCTGATATCAGGAAAAAAGGGGCTCTATCTTTTCTCCGCCGTGTGTTTAGCGGGCCTGGCACTTTATTTTTTCCTACCCAGCTCGCTAATGTCCCGGGGATTTTCTTACCGCCCAGAGATATGGCAACAAGCCCTTTCCATTGCTCAAGAAAAGCTTTGGCTGGGGCATGGCTACCAGAGCGAGTTCATGTTCACCGCAGGCGGCCGCAAGCTAGAAGACCCACATAATGTCGAACTGGCAGTAATGCTGGATACAGGGCTTATCGGGTTGGCACTTTGGCTTGCGATGTACGCAGCACTATTACGCAAGACCATAGAGTTACGGCACAACAAGACGATTCAGCTTGTTTCAGCCTTAGTCTGTTATGGGGTATTTGCCGGCCTCACCGAAGGCAGCGCCTTTCTTTCAAGGCCGAATGAGAACTGGTTTCTGACTTGGATTCCAGTTGCATTGGTTGCCGCCTTGTCTATCCGCCAACGCATGCAGGCCTCAGCATGACCACACTGACGCAGGCACAACTAAAGGCAAAGCTGCAGGGTGCAAAGACCATTGAGGAAGATGGCCACGGTCTGAAGGTCGCCGAACTCGCCGACGGTAGCTTCCTCAAACTATTTCGGCGCAAGCGCTTATTCTCTTCGGCATTGTGGTCACCGCCCTCAGTGCGCTTCGCACGCAATGCCGAGCGCTTGATCGCCCTGGGTATTCCAGCCCCCGTGACCATTGAGCTCATTGTAGTACCGGAACTGGGTCTCAACGGCCTGCAATACGAGCCCGTTGCTGGTGTCACCCTGCGCAATTACTGGCGTGAGTTAAACCAGGACCAATTAGCTGAGCAACTGTTTAAGTTCGGTACGTTTCTCGGGCGCGTGCATAAATCAGGTATTTACTTTCGCTCATTACATCTAGGTAACGTCTTGAGCATGCCCGACGGGCAGTATGCACTGATCGATTTGTCAGATATGAAGATATTCTCGCGACCGCTCTCAGCATGGCAACGCGCTCGAAATGTTCAGCATATGATGCGTTACCCGGAAGATGCTTATTGGCTCGCCAATGAGCATCTAGTCACGCTGCTGCGCGGCTACGCCCAGGCCAACGGCGAGTCGGCGGCCAAGCAATTGGCCCAGGCCTTTGCCAAACATAAACAGCACGCCGAGTGAGCCGCGCTGTTTCTGCACGATCTCAGGCAGGGATTAGATAACGGCCAAACGCTCGCAGCGTCTTGCTGTTCCAGGCACGTATTGGCAAACGCTTGAAAAGCTCGCGGGCCAGTTTTTTATCTGTACGGGCGCACCTGACTAGCATCGAGTTAATAAAGCGATTACACACGTCAGGGTAACGTGGGTGATCGCTAAAGCATGCGTAAGTGGCGAGTACGTTATCGATCATGAACCGTAGGTTTTTATAGGTATTGGTGTCATGCATCCGGTATTGGGCCAACACCTCCTGCAGCACATCGATGTAGTAGCCCGCCTGGGTTATTCTCAGTTCGATATAAAGATCTTCAAGGCGAATTGCCGGGTCAAAACCGCCGACCTTTTCCAGCGCTTCACGCCGAAATAGCAAGGTGGGTGCGGGCGCAATCGGCTCGGTCTTGAGAAATACAGCGTCAAAATCCATGCGTCTTGCAGCACGAATGCGTTGCCTTTCCCTCACCCGCCCCTGGCTGTCAATTCTTTCAATATTGCCTGCACAAATGCCCGCTTCGGGTGCCGTTGCCATGTGCGCGACTTGAAGCGCAATGCGCTCGGGGAACATGATGTCATCAGAACCAAAAGGCGCGATAAGACTGCCCTTAGATAAAGCAATGGCCTGATTCAAGGTACTCGAGAGTCCTTGATTCTGCTGAGCCTTGAAGTAAAACCCATGCTTTTGTTGCAAAGCAGTTATGCGCTCAACGCTGTCATCGCTTGAGCCATCATCAATGACCATCAGCTCAATATTTGGGTAAGTCTGAGCCAGAACGCTGTTGATGCTCTCTTCGATGTACTGTGCATGGTTATACGAGGCGATAATCACCGTAACCAAAGGCGTTTCAAGCAACTTATCCATGGGGGAGTGCCTCAGTAATGCTTATCTGTTCGATCAAATCCCGGTAGTTTTGCTGGAAGTCAGCGATAGAGTGAGACCGACACACGTAGGCATAGGCGTCACTCCCTTTGGCCCGCAACTCTTCTGCAGACAGGGACAATACCTTCTGCATCTGCTCAGCCAACGCGGGGACATCCCTGACCGGGAACACATAGCCCTGGCTTTCTTCAAGAATAGGCTTGAGGCTGTCGATATCAGAGCCGATTACCGCCAAGTGCCCAGCCATCGCCTCAAGCATCGCCAGAGGCAAGCCTTCGGACAGCGATGGCATAACAAATACATCAAAAGCTTTTACGTACTGCTGTGCATCATTGCGATCGCCCAATAGATGCACGCGCCCTTGCAACTCCAGCCGCACGATGCCTTGTTCCAGCTCGGCCCTCGAGCGGCCTTCACCAATAATCGCCAGTTGCACATTAGGGTGGCGATCCTTGATCAAGGCAAAGGCTTCAAGCAGGTCGATATGACCCTTAACCGGAACCAAACGACCGATAGCACCAAAGATAAAAGGCTCCGGCGCAAGCGCTAATGCTTCACGCGCCTGCTGACGTGACAACTGCAAGCTTTCAGCGCGCTGAATATCAATCGCATTATCAATTCTCAGGGTATTGGCCGGTGTAAAGCCACCACCGCAATTGAGCAGGTATTCATAAACGGCGCGAGAAACCCCCACGATCCGCCAATTACCGGTCAATAGCCTGCGCGTTTCCCAGCGACGGTACGAACGATCAAAATCGCCAACGCCATGCTGAACACCTATACACAGCGGAATATTCAACCAGCGGTTGAGTAGCATCAAAAGATTGATAGGCTTAAACCGATGGGCAATAACCACATCGAATGATTCGGCACGGCAGAACGCATACAAACGGAGCAAGGCCTTGAGACGTAGCCCTTTAAGCTGCGACTGACTTAAGTCAAAGTAGACCGAGCGAGATGCAACGCTTTGCGGCTCCCCCTCGCTTGGCGCACTCGACAAGAAAGCGTTGACCACTTCCACCCGCTCTGCGGGGAGGCCTTGAATGATCTGCTCAGCCAAGCCAGAAATACCTATGTTGTAGCTGCCCTGCAATTGTAAAACCTTGAGTCTGCGCGACATTAACGCCCTCTCAGCAAGAGCTTCAGTGCCTTGCGGGTATATGACCAATTTGTTATTAGACGCCAGTCTGCTTGTAACGCTTTACGGTAGAAAACCAAGCTGGCTTGCCGCTCACCTGCACTGTAGAAAGTGCGGAACAACGAGGCGCAGCGCTGGGCGGTGAAACTACGCTTCAAGTCCTGCAACTCTGCGGGCATCCGGGCGGGGGCAAACACTTCGTCAACCAAAGTCAGTCCGGTTTCATAAGCGAACTTCAAGTTATGCCTCAAGCTGGTCGGATGTTTATAAATCAACGCCAGAGGCTGATCTAATGCCGTGCAAGGAAAGCGCGCCAACACCTGAGCAAATACCGGGATATCCTCAGCACTACGAAATGACTCGGGGTAATTGCCGGGCGCGAAGACCTCGCGGTGCATTGCACAAGCGCCATTACTGACTGCAATGGTTTTCTTTATCAAATAGCCAGACACGCGCTCACGCGCAGTACGGGGAATGACTGGTGCCTGGCGCAGTCGATGCTTGCCATCGACAGTCACAGACCAGAATCCGCCAATAACCATGCGCGTCGCAGGATTGCTCTGAATATGCTCGGTTAAGGCAGCCAATGCTCCAGACGCCATTTCATCATCAGCATCCAGAAAAACCAGGTACCGGCCTTTGGCTTCCTTGATCCCAAGGTTACGCACCGTAGCCAAGCCACCATTGGCCTTGCTAATAATCCGGAAGCATCCTTGGTGTTGAGCCTGTAACCGTTCGAGCACCTGCAAGGTCTGATCAGTAGAACCATCATCTATCACCAACAAGTCGGCGACAGCTTCGCCAAGCTGAGCCACCACCGACTCAACTGCCCGCGATATTTTTTCCGCGTAGTTATAGGCGGGGATGATCACACTGATCAGGGGTTCAGACATCGTCGAACCAATCCACGCCATCTTTAACCACCAAGATATCCTCCATGATCAGGTACTGCAGATCTGAGCCATAGAACATATTGAGCGCATCCGTTGGCGAGCAGATCATCGCTTCACCACGGCGATTTAACGAGGTGTTCAACGAAACGCCATTGCCGGTGAGGTTTTCAAGCTCTTTCATCATGTCGTAGTAACGCGGATTGTACTCACGCTTAAGCACTTGCGCGCGCGAAGTACCGTCTTCGTGAACCACTTCGGAAACTCGGGTTTTCCACTCTTCATTGACTTCAAAGGTGAAGGTCATAAAAGGTGACGGATGATCGACCTTGAGCATTTGCGAGCCCACGGTATCAAGCATTGACGGGCAGAATGGGCGCCAGCGCTCACGAAACTTAATCTGCTCGTTAATCCGGTTAGCCACACCCGGAATGCTTGGGCAACCAACAATGGAACGACCACCCAAGGCGCGCGGACCGAACTCCATACGGCCTTGGAACCAGGCGACCGGATTGCCATCGACCATGATTTTGGCGATGCGCTGAGGCATGTTGTCGATTTGCTTGAATACCGGCTTGCTCGGGTGACGCGCACACGCTGCAATCACATCTTCGTTGGAGAATGACGGGCCGAGGTAAACATGCTCCATCTTCTCGACCGGCACACCGCGCTGAGTCGACACATATGCCGCAGCTCCCACCGCGGTGCCTGCGTCTCCGGCCGCGGGCTGGACGAACAGCTCTTTGACTTCTGGACGGGCGATGATTTTCTGGTTGAGCTTTACATTCAAGGCGCTGCCGCCCGCATAGGCGATCTTGCCGGTCTCCTTGATGATATCGCCCAGATAGTAATCCATCATTTGCAGCGCTAGCTTCTCAAACAGTGCTTGAATGCTGGCGGCGTAGTGGATGTAAGGATCATCGGCGATATCGCCTTCACGCTTTGGACCGAGCCAGTCGATCAGCTTTTGCGAAAAGTAGAAGCCTTTGCCGTTTTCTTTATAGCGACGCAAACCGATAACGTTGGCGTACTCAGTATTGATCACCAACTCGCCGTTCTCGAATGAGGCCAGGCGCGACAGATCATACTTGGACGCATCGCCATAAGGTGCCATGCCCATGACTTTGAACTCGCCGTCGAGCATTTCGAAACCGAGAAACTCGGTCATCGCCCCGTAAAGGCCGCCAAGCGAGTCTGGATCATAGAACTCTTTGATCTTGTGGATCTTGCCGTTCTCACCGTAGCCAAAGAAGGTCGTAGCGTATTCGCCCTTACCATCGATGCCAAGGATCGCGGTTTTTTCCTTGAAGCCGGAACAGTGATACGCACTGGAGGCATGCGCCAAATGGTGCTCAACAGCTTCAATTTTGACCTTCTTCAAGTCAAACCCAAGCTGTTCCAGACACCATTTGATTTTGTTGCGGTAGCGCTTGTAGCGACGGTTGCCGGTCAGGATTGCATCCAAGGCACGGTCAGGCGCATACCAGTAACGCTTGGCATAGTGCCAACGGGCCTTGTCAAAAATGCTGATCGGCGCAAATGGTATTGCCACAACATCGACATCAGACGGCTTGATCCCTGCCTGTTCAAGGCAGAACTTTGCCGATTCATAGGGCATGCGATTTTTTGCATGCTTGTCTCGCACAAAGCGCTCTTCCTCAGCCGCTGCGATCAACTTACCGTCGATATACAGTGCAGCAGATGGGTCATGGCTCAGTGCGCCAGATAATCCAAGAATCGTCAGTGCCACAGGGTAAACCTCTTGAAATCTGCCGCACTATTGAAAGTGCAGCACTTATTTATTTACATAGCCTAACTGGCTACTTACACCCAGCGGGCCTCAGCTTTTAGCCTTCGGCAGACTCACCGGCTTTAGGTAAACGTTGATCAAGTAGCTGGTACAAACCACTACTTGCGGGCCAATTACGCAAAAAACGCGCCCGATCTCGTGCAAATGCCGGTGCAAAACTACGCTCAGAGGCATGCTGCTGCATGGCATCAAGATCAATCAATGCCCAGCGATTACCTTGCCACAGCAGGTTACTACCCTTGAGATCACCATGACTGATGCGCTCACGCTTGAGCGCAGCAAACAACCCATCCAACGCTTCCAGTTCAACGTCCGCCGGCGTGCCAGCAGACTCAACGTAGGGCTTAAAGCGGCAGATTATATCCTCACCGGCAACATGTTCGGTAATCAGATATGCTCGGCGTCGTAACCAAAAGCTGCGCATTTCAAGCATGGCGAGTGGTTGCGGGGTTGCGATACCTAAAAAGCTCAGGCGATTGCCCTCGCACCAACTGTGCCAAGCACGGCTCGGCCGCCAAAAACGCTTTAGCCAATGCATGAAGCTTTTGATGTTATAGCGTTTAACCACCAATTTGCGCTCGCCAAGCTGCACTTCGGCGACCGTTGATGAGCCACCAAGCTTGAGCGCTTTGCCGGCCACTATAGCCGCATCCGCGCGGGCCAACAGCGGCTCAAGCTGAGCCTGCTCATCACGCCTGAAGATACGTAAGGCTGATGCGCTACGCTGCACACTGAACAGGCTGCAGTCGCGACCTACCTTTTTCAAATAATCACTCAAGCGCCAGCGACGAACCTTGTTGATCTGCTTTTGCAGCGCCTCAAGTGGCAAAGCATGCTCGGCATTAACCAGCAGATAGTTAACCAACAGCTCTTCAAGATGAGCATCGACACTCGCCGGTAACTGGGCAAAGAACACACCCAGATTAGCCAGCACCTGATCGCGGCTGAGTGGTTGCCCAGACGACTCAACACAGACGCCACCGCCATCAACCAAATACAACTGGCCCGCATGGCGCATCAGGTTATCGAGGTGTAAGTCTTCTTGCCACAGGCCCTGGCTGTGCATCTGAGCAATCACAGCCAGCGCTTCGCCAAGCAGACTCCGCTGAGCATCACTGAGCGGGCCTTGTGACTCGCTATCGCGCCATACATCACTGAGACTTTGCGCGCCCTCAAGGTATTCAAACAGCAACCAACCGCCTTGCCCCGGACGACTGTCATGCTGCAAAAGTTTCGGCGTCAACAAACCATGAGTCGCCAGTAACTGAGCGCCCTCAACTTCGCGCTTAAAGTGTCGTTCAGCGTTGTTACCGACCAAGATTTTTGCGAGCACAGCGTGCTCATTCCACAGCGCCTTGCCAACATAACGCTGGCCCGGAAGCACCCGCAGTAAGGTTTGTAACTGCAGCTGCGCCTGGCCGATATCCTCAAGCACTATAGGCAGATCCGGGGTGCGCCCGGCACGCTGAAGCTGAGCCAGCATCATGCGCTCACCACCTTGGTTTTGCGGCGCTTGGTTAGCCGTTCCAGCCAATGTTGCAAGTCCGCACTGGAACCCAAATAGGCACTCAAGAACCGTTGGATGTCGGCGTCACGCCAAACGTGAGCACGGCGCAAGAGTGGCTCGAGATCTTTGACTCGGTCACGCTCGCCCAGCAGCGCGGGACGGGTTTTCT
Proteins encoded:
- a CDS encoding acyl-CoA dehydrogenase family protein, which produces MSSDVSGHALALLNRFAQADWPDYLKLRKPFETLVYNGAKTGFKLAARRSTNAQAPLALEDSGALFDLTLSDEQKMLIEMLEGFASEVLRAEAYSADEQATVSAPLLKKMHELGLVHYAVSELHGGLAGDCTTLTNALMAESLAKGDLSLAASMLVPLSSANCIRRWGSASQKAHWLPQFLKENDAPQMAIAVNEPHGLFDPLKLTTRAKRRGKHYVLHGGKCLVVRGLDASHLIIAAQTARGPALFIVDAGSKGVQRKVEPAMGLKATGTCRLQLSAVKVPLEARLSADDFNFHSFLNYAELAWCALAVGTAQSALDYVITYCNERIAFAEPISHRQGVAFMIADMAVEIDAMRLMVRNACSLAERGKPFQQMSYLTHLLCAEKAMKIATDAVQLLGGHGFTKDHPAERWYRDIRAVALMKGGLQL
- the hldE gene encoding bifunctional D-glycero-beta-D-manno-heptose-7-phosphate kinase/D-glycero-beta-D-manno-heptose 1-phosphate adenylyltransferase HldE, translated to MKLSMPRFEQAPVLVVGDVMLDRYWHGGTSRISPEAPVPVVKVDQIEDRPGGAANVALNIAALGAPATLVGVTGEDEAADSLTDSLRCVGVKTRFQRINDQPTIVKLRVMSRHQQLLRMDFEEPFNTDSDALAKDVESLLDGVKVLVLSDYGKGALKNHQALVQLAVKRGIPVLADPKGKDFSIYRGASLITPNLSEFEAIVGICIDEAQLVSKGAQLMQELQLGALLVTRGEHGMTLLRPQHAPLHLPARAREVFDVTGAGDTVISTLAASIAAGEELPQAVALANLAAGIVVGKLGTAAISAPELRRAVQREQGSERGVMRPDQLLVAIEDARAHGEKIVFTNGCFDILHAGHVTYLEQARAQGDRLVLAVNDDASVSRLKGPGRPINSVDRRMAVLAGLGAVDWVVSFGEDTPENLLKLVQPDVLVKGGDYSIDKVVGADIVTAYGGEVRVLGLVENSSTTAIVDKIRNR
- the msbA gene encoding lipid A export permease/ATP-binding protein MsbA, coding for MSVKTPAPTSLKIYFRLLSYVKPYIGYFSLSILGYVIFASTQPMLAGILKYFVDGLSNPQAVLFPNVPYLQNLELLQAVPILIVLIAVWQGVGSFLGNFYLAKVSLSLVHDLRTALFNSLLSLPNRYFDSHNSGHLISRITFNVTMVTGAATDAIKVVIREGLTVIFLFTYLLWMNWHLTLVMLAILPVIAVMVSSASKKFRKQSKKIQVAMGDVTHVASETIQGYRVVRSFGGETYEAKRFETASRDNTLKQLKMTKTGAVYTPMLQLVIYIAMAVLLFLVLFLRGDATAGDLVAYITAAGLLPKPIRQLSEVSATIQKGLAAADSIFEQLDEPPEVDTGKFEIDKATGRMEVKNLNFKYPSAEKQVLQDINFVAEPGQMIALVGRSGSGKSTLANLIPRFYHHESGQILLDGVDVEDYQLRNLRRHIALVTQQTTLFNDTVANNIAYGDLAGAPREDIERAVEAAYAKEFVDKLPHGLDTEVGENGVLLSGGQRQRLAIARALLKDSPVLVLDEATSALDTESERHIQAALDRVMKGRTTLVIAHRLSTIEKADLILVMDQGQIVERGTHAELLALNGYYARLHAMGLDENAPLNHA
- a CDS encoding O-antigen ligase: MNYATRLSNNPVLTMQSTSTAKMGAGTRLHALIQQYWIPLGYIVLLTGLIWVPNTSLYTKLYYGLFAFPALLGLILKPQYIKQLLSEPIVVCFVLFSAWLLLSLIWSLSDSSAASVAKRPVYVLMLFVGCAMMACKDEQLLLKALWLSAVIMAVGAVINLIHFLPNASSGARLIGTGAMRNPLLSSHVFGFFCTYWLAFWVTQQGRLSRYSFILALPLLAVLVETGSRTPLMALFAVTIWLMLISGKKGLYLFSAVCLAGLALYFFLPSSLMSRGFSYRPEIWQQALSIAQEKLWLGHGYQSEFMFTAGGRKLEDPHNVELAVMLDTGLIGLALWLAMYAALLRKTIELRHNKTIQLVSALVCYGVFAGLTEGSAFLSRPNENWFLTWIPVALVAALSIRQRMQASA
- a CDS encoding polymerase, with the translated sequence MTTLTQAQLKAKLQGAKTIEEDGHGLKVAELADGSFLKLFRRKRLFSSALWSPPSVRFARNAERLIALGIPAPVTIELIVVPELGLNGLQYEPVAGVTLRNYWRELNQDQLAEQLFKFGTFLGRVHKSGIYFRSLHLGNVLSMPDGQYALIDLSDMKIFSRPLSAWQRARNVQHMMRYPEDAYWLANEHLVTLLRGYAQANGESAAKQLAQAFAKHKQHAE
- a CDS encoding glycosyltransferase, whose product is MDKLLETPLVTVIIASYNHAQYIEESINSVLAQTYPNIELMVIDDGSSDDSVERITALQQKHGFYFKAQQNQGLSSTLNQAIALSKGSLIAPFGSDDIMFPERIALQVAHMATAPEAGICAGNIERIDSQGRVRERQRIRAARRMDFDAVFLKTEPIAPAPTLLFRREALEKVGGFDPAIRLEDLYIELRITQAGYYIDVLQEVLAQYRMHDTNTYKNLRFMIDNVLATYACFSDHPRYPDVCNRFINSMLVRCARTDKKLARELFKRLPIRAWNSKTLRAFGRYLIPA